The Aquitalea magnusonii region ATTACCGGCCGCAATACCCTGCACCAGCGCAAACTGCCGCTGCCCAAGAATACCCAGATGCTGATTCTGCTGACTGACTTTCTGGGCCATAACGCGATGCGGCATTATCGCGATACCGCAGCTGCGCGTGGCATTCCGGTGCTGGCCTGCCGTCGTTCGGCCACGGCAGTGGCAGAGCGCCTGCGCCATGATGGCTGGCAGCCCGCCTGAGGCTCAGTTGCGTGCCGGCTGTACGCTGAAGCTTTCGATTTCTTCCAGTTGCATGATGGCGCGTGACAAATCCACCACATTGATCAGGTGATGCTTGTTGATGGCCGATACCATGAAGCCCCAGTCGCTAATCTGTGCATCCACTTTCAGCGCAATACTGTCTTCATGCACGATGATGCCCAGGGTGCGCAGATTGCCGACCAGCTTTTCCACTGTCCACTGATGTTCGCGTAATACTGTCAGGTTGACGTACAGGCT contains the following coding sequences:
- a CDS encoding DUF2325 domain-containing protein; the encoded protein is MDALLIGGDSLGQIPDVLALYDIRIARHITGRNTLHQRKLPLPKNTQMLILLTDFLGHNAMRHYRDTAAARGIPVLACRRSATAVAERLRHDGWQPA